The following proteins are encoded in a genomic region of Glycine soja cultivar W05 chromosome 17, ASM419377v2, whole genome shotgun sequence:
- the LOC114392081 gene encoding guanosine deaminase-like — protein MEEVNVVETKDGTVSVAAAFAGHQEAVQDRDHKFLRKAVEEAYKGVDCKDGGPFGAVIVHNDEIVASCHNMVLCNTDPTAHAEVTAIREACKKLKQIELADCEIYASCEPCPMCFGAIHLSRIKRLVYGAKAEAAIAIGFDDFIADALRGTGFYQKATLEIKRADGNEAIIAEEVFEKTKEKFQMY, from the exons ATGGAGGAAGTTAACG TTGTGGAAACTAAGGATGGAACTGTCTCAGTAGCTGCTGCGTTTGCTGGTCATCAGGAAG CCGTGCAGGATAGAGAccacaaatttttaagaaaagctGTTGAAGAAGCATATAAAGGGGTAGATTGCAAAGATGGAGGCCCTTTTGGTGCTGTTATAGTTCATAATGATGAAATAGTTGCTAGTTGTCACAACATGGTTCTGTGTAACACAGACCCAACTGCTCATGCTGAGGTGACAGCAATAAGAGAG GCTTGTAAGAAGCTTAAGCAGATAGAACTTGCAGATTGTGAAATATATGCTTCTTGTGAACCTTGCCCCATGTGCTTTGGTGCAATCCACCTTTCTCGAATTAAG AGGTTGGTTTATGGAGCGAAGGCTGAGGCAGCAATTGCTATTGGGTTTGATGATTTCATTGCAGATGCACTGCGAGGTACTGGATTCTATCAGAAAGCAACACTGGAAATTAAGAGAGCTGATGGTAATGAGGCCATCATTGCTGAAGAGGTTTTtgagaaaacaaaggaaaaattcCAAATGTATTAG